In Lytechinus variegatus isolate NC3 chromosome 12, Lvar_3.0, whole genome shotgun sequence, a single window of DNA contains:
- the LOC121425686 gene encoding pancreatic lipase-related protein 3-like: protein MKVSTSIPVFVAFLCSVFKTGKAETICYDGVGCFDDAGCHGNTFPPESPNFINTRFYLYTRRNWNTAQELILNDTVTLRASNFDPKVPTKFSIHGWNSNGFTGGERDRKDAFLENANVNVITVDWRRGASGILYPKQHQNTRVVGRVIAQFARFLNLETGMYYKDVHLVGHSLGAHTAGYAGAYQPGFGRITGSDPAGPWFREDEPECRLDPSDALFVDVIHGDGNDNIGLGTSLPMGHQDFYPNGGRHQPACDYGSDIAGCSHAYSSRYFAESLRSTTCKFKAYPCRGWAEYMAGRCRSCGTQNEGCSEMGYHAIDHRELEGLFFLDTNPESPYCIPDPWD from the exons ATGAAGGTTTCCACATCAATACCGGTTTTTGTCGCTTTCCTGTGCTCTGTGTTCAAAACAG GCAAGGCGGAGACAATATGCTACGACGGCGTTGGCTGTTTTGATGATGCTGGGTGCCATGGCAACACTTTCCCGCCAGAATCCCCAAACTTCATCAACACGCGCTTTTATCTGTACACACGTCGAAACTGGAACACTGCCCAGGAGCTGATTCTGAACgacaccgtcacccttcgggcGTCTAACTTTGACCCGAAAGTGCCGACCAAGTTTTCGATCCATGGCTGGAACTCAAATGGGTTCACTGGCGGAGAGAGGGATCGCAAAGATGCGTTCCTTGAAAAT GCCAACGTCAATGTCATCACCGTTGACTGGCGGAGGGGTGCAAGTGGAATCCTTTACCCAAAACAACACCAGAACACACGGGTAGTTGGGCGGGTGATTGCCCAATTTGCTCGTTTCTTGAACCTCGAGACAGGGATGTACTACAAGGACGTCCATTTGGTGGGCCATAGCCTTGGAGCCCACACCGCTGGCTATGCTGGTGCATATCAGCCAGGTTTTGGCAGAATAACAG gTTCCGATCCAGCAGGACCATGGTTTCGTGAGGACGAACCGGAATGTCGTCTTGATCCCAGTGACGCCCTCTTCGTTGATGTTATTCATGGCGACGGCAATGACAACATCGGTCTCGGGACATCACTTCCG ATGGGCCATCAAGATTTCTACCCCAACGGTGGCCGTCACCAACCTGCCTGCGATTACGGTAGCGACATTGCTGGGTGCAGCCACGCCTACTCATCCCGCTACTTTGCCGAAAGCCTCCGATCGACCACCTGCAAGTTCAAGGCATACCCGTGCAGAGGCTGGGCGGAATATATGGCTGGGAGATGCCGGAGTTGCGGAACGCAAAATGAAGGTTGCTCGGAAATGGGTTACCATGCGATAGACCATCGGGAGCTAGAAGGACTTTTCTTTCTTGATACTAACCCTGAATCCCCTTACTGTATCCCCGACCCATGGGACTAA